TTGCCTTTACTTGCAGATAACGCAAGAAATCGCGGTGACAATCCTCAATCGGTTCATTTTGAATATCGGCGATGGCTCGTACTCGACCCGCTAAATAAAGTGCCGCATATTCATTGTTAAAACACTGATCTGGACCAGTAGATCCAAAAATGGAGAACTTTTCATCACTTAAGGATTCAAAGGTAACTCGACCTTCCCATTGAGTATAAAAATAGTAGACCACTACTCGATCCACTTGCAGAAAGTTCCTAAGTTCGTAGGTGGTACTTTGCACCAGCTTGTCACGTTGCATTCTCCGATGCAAACTGCTGAGAATTGG
The Merismopedia glauca CCAP 1448/3 genome window above contains:
- a CDS encoding GAF domain-containing protein; the protein is MSMQFDPNVHAKRLTSEVDEFSPILSSLHRRMQRDKLVQSTTYELRNFLQVDRVVVYYFYTQWEGRVTFESLSDEKFSIFGSTGPDQCFNNEYAALYLAGRVRAIADIQNEPIEDCHRDFLRYLQVKANLVVPILTANGLWGLLIAHQCQGSRSWSESEVELMQAGALALAEAPSIKIDLQPD